A single region of the Manihot esculenta cultivar AM560-2 chromosome 12, M.esculenta_v8, whole genome shotgun sequence genome encodes:
- the LOC110627845 gene encoding uncharacterized protein LOC110627845, which yields MSIFVRAKRVTDPLDDKAKARLVGTQLSYVSSGSEHSADDSPCLSELVHGFLEDDSDFQSLGYESDSDHDDDLVADCTDVVVDIVRSATGNSMDSFRNKLLANVLKAMEMFSCLRNQRPVFRRQVMTFLRDLGYNAGICKTKWDSSGGLTAGNYEFIDVVQSSSTCQNRYIIDLDFASQFEIARPTSQYLKPLQSLPRVFVGRNEELKKIIKAMCDAARRSLKSKGLTIPPWRKNRYMQNKWLCPYRRTANTIPASSLTPVMQPVNGVKCRLVGFEDGVNGRVFVRTR from the coding sequence ATGTCTATTTTCGTCAGAGCCAAACGAGTCACTGATCCCCTCGATGATAAGGCTAAAGCTCGACTCGTCGGTACCCAACTCAGTTATGTCAGCAGCGGGAGTGAACATTCCGCCGATGATTCCCCTTGTCTCTCCGAACTCGTTCATGGGTTTCTCGAAGACGATTCCGATTTTCAGTCCTTGGGGTACGAGTCTGATTCTGATCACGATGATGACTTGGTCGCCGATTGTACGGACGTCGTCGTGGACATTGTGAGATCAGCTACTGGGAACAGTATGGATTCGTTTAGAAATAAGCTGTTGGCTAATGTTTTGAAAGCCATGGAAATGTTTTCGTGCCTCCGAAATCAAAGACCTGTTTTCAGGCGGCAAGTGATGACATTTCTGAGAGATTTGGGATACAATGCAGGGATCTGTAAGACCAAATGGGACTCCTCCGGCGGCCTAACTGCAGGGAACTACGAGTTCATTGACGTGGTTCAATCGTCGTCCACGTGTCAAAACCGGTACATCATCGATCTGGACTTCGCTTCGCAGTTCGAGATTGCGAGGCCTACGAGTCAATATTTGAAGCCCTTGCAGTCATTGCCTAGGGTGTTTGTAGGAAGAAatgaagagctgaagaagatCATCAAAGCCATGTGTGACGCGGCGAGGAGATCACTGAAAAGCAAAGGCCTCACAATTCCTCCTTGGAGAAAAAACCGTTACATGCAAAATAAATGGCTGTGTCCGTACCGTCGGACGGCTAACACAATTCCGGCGAGCTCATTAACGCCGGTTATGCAGCCCGTTAATGGAGTGAAATGTCGTCTTGTCGGGTTCGAGGACGGCGTGAACGGCCGTGTATTTGTCCGTACGAGATAA